In the genome of Pseudomonadota bacterium, the window CGCCAAAGCCGGCCTTTTTGACCGGGCCTGCCGTACCTTTGAGGAAATCCTCGGTCATAACCCTAAAAATCATGCCGCTCGCTTGGAATTGGTTTCTCTGTATGAAAAAACCCGCGAATGGGAAAAGGCACTGCAGCTTTTTGAAAACGTCCCCTCTGCTGATAAGCACAATAATATCATTGCCCACCTGCATACGGAAGTAGCTAAAACCGCCATTCTTAATGGAGACCGGGAAAAAGCCGTGACCTTTTTTCATCGAGCCTTGCAGCTTGATGAAAACTGTATTGATGCCTGGCTTCATTATGGGGATCTTCTTTTGTCAGACGGACTTTTCGAAGAGGCTCTGGCAAAATGGAACAAGGCTTTTGTTTTAAACCCAGACTTAGTCAGTCTTCTGATAAATCGTTTCACAAAATTAGGGCCGGAAAATCAGGCTCGCGCCGAGAAGGATTTTTTTATACGTCATGCGCAAGGCTACAGCAATAACAATCATTTTAAAATGGCCTATATCGGTTGGTTGATTAACTCTGGGAATTTTGAACAGGCCGGAGAAGCGCTGCAAGAATTAATGAGTAAAAAAACCGGGGACAGAGATATCTTTTCCCTGATGCAGAAGCTGCTGACAGCCCTAACCCAGAAGGGCCGGGGAGAAGGACAGCTCTATCAGGAACTGATTCGTAATTTTTTTTCGACCCAGTTACGCTTTGAAAAAAACTATCGTTGTCGAAAATGCGGATATCGCCTTGAAATCATGCTCTGGAAATGTCCTCGTTGCTCTACCTGGGACAGTATCACCGTTATCTAA includes:
- a CDS encoding tetratricopeptide repeat protein, producing MFLVCLLIFILSLSLIFFLWLRKKINLARLDNATRQTAKSSFPAPLESNNRHEFDSSQLLQTYFRGLSYVLANETDKAVAEFIKVARVNSTTAEIYLALGQLFRNSGEMERAIRVHRDILLRQNLPEDIRQRTFFEIGLDYAKAGLFDRACRTFEEILGHNPKNHAARLELVSLYEKTREWEKALQLFENVPSADKHNNIIAHLHTEVAKTAILNGDREKAVTFFHRALQLDENCIDAWLHYGDLLLSDGLFEEALAKWNKAFVLNPDLVSLLINRFTKLGPENQARAEKDFFIRHAQGYSNNNHFKMAYIGWLINSGNFEQAGEALQELMSKKTGDRDIFSLMQKLLTALTQKGRGEGQLYQELIRNFFSTQLRFEKNYRCRKCGYRLEIMLWKCPRCSTWDSITVI